A region from the Zonotrichia leucophrys gambelii isolate GWCS_2022_RI chromosome 21, RI_Zleu_2.0, whole genome shotgun sequence genome encodes:
- the NADK gene encoding NAD kinase isoform X2 produces MRLKFIKLFKIIHYKIKLIKIKKIRDASLLQPFKELCVYLTEENNMIVYVEKKVLEDPAIANDENFGPVKKKFCTFREDYDDISNQIDFIICLGGDGTLLYASSLFQGSVPPVMAFHLGSLGFLTPFNFENFQSQVTQVIEGNAALVLRSRLKVRVVKEHRDKGSVQNGIEENGVVSATLEKEVGKQIMQYQVLNEVVVDRGPSSYLSNVDVFLDGHLITTVQGDGVIVSTPTGSTAYAAAAGASMIHPNVPAIMITPICPHSLSFRPIVVPAGVELKIMLSPDARNTAWVSFDGRKRQEICHGDSISITTSCYPLPSICFRDPVSDWFESLAQCLHWNVRKKQNNFGVEEEEF; encoded by the exons ATGAGgcttaaatttattaaattatttaaaattattcattataaaattaaattaattaaaatcaagAAGATCCGTGATGCCAGTCTGCTGCAGCCCTTCAAAGAGCTCTGCGTGTACCTCACCGAG gaGAACAACATGATAGTGtatgtagaaaaaaaagtattggaAGACCCTGCTATAGCTAATGATGAGAATTTTGGACCAGTGAAGAAGAAATTTTGCACCTTTAGGGAAG ACTATGATGATATCTCCAATCAGATAGACTTTATCATTTGCCTGGGAGGAGATGGGACCTTGCTTTATGCTTCTTCACTTTTCCAG GGTAGTGTACCTCCAGTTATGGCTTTTCATCTGGGATCCCTTGGATTTCTTACTCCATTTAATTTTGAGAATTTTCAGTCCCAAGTCACTCAGGTTATAGAAG gCAACGCCGCTCTGGTGCTGCGGAGCAGGCTCAAGGTGAGGGTGGTGaaggagcacagggacaaaGGCTCGGTGCAGAACGGGATCGAGGAGAATGGAGTCGTGTCTGCAACCCTGGAGAAAGAAGTGGGCAAACAAATTATGCAATATCAG GTCCTCAATGAGGTTGTGGTGGATCGTGGCCCTTCCTCCTACCTGTCCAACGTGGATGTGTTCCTGGATGGGCACCTGATCACCACGGTGCAGGGGGACG gggtgatCGTGTCCACGCCCACCGGCAGCACCGCGTACGCCGCCGCGGCCGGCGCCTCCATGATCCACCCCAACGTCCCGGCCATCATGATCACCCCCATCTGCCCCCACTCCCTGTCCTTCAGACCCATCGTGGTTCCTGCTGGGGTGGAGCTCAAG ATCATGCTCTCCCCCGATGCCAGGAACACGGCCTGGGTTTCCTTTGATGGAAGGAAGAGGCAGGAAATCTGCCATGGAGACAG TATCAGCATCACTACCTCCTGCTACCCCCTGCCCTCCATCTGCTTCCGGGACCCCGTCAGCGACTGGTTCGAGAGCCTGGCCCAGTGCCTGCACTGGAACGTGCGCAAGAAGCAGAACAACTTCGgcgtggaggaggaggagttcTGA